The window GCGGCAACGTGCCGCCGGGGGCGAGCGGTTCGAATTCGTCGGCGGGCGGCTCGGGGGCGGTCGCGTCGGGTTCGAACAGCACGGCGGTCGGCAACAGTTCGACGGCGTCCGGCAACGGCTCGACCGCGATCGGCGTCGGCTCGATCGCATCGGGCAACAACTCGACGGCGGTCGGCGCGGGCAGCAACGACGGCGGCCGCTCGAACGTCGTCGCGGTCGGCTCGGCGGATTCGCCGCGCCAGGTCGTCAACGTCGCGGCGGGTACGCAGGGCACCGATGCGGTGAACGTGAACCAGTTGAATGCGGTGTCGAACCAGTTCACGCAGTCGCTGAACACGGTCAACAACCAGATCTCGCAGATGCAGCAGCAGATCCAGCAGACCGATTCGATGGCGCGTGAGGGGATCGCCGCGACGGCCGCGTTGGCGTCGATTCCGCACATGGACCGCGACTCGAACTTCGCGATGGGCGTCGGTACGGCGTCGTTCCAGGGTCAGAAGGCCATGGCCGTCGGTGTGCAGGCGCGCCTCACGGAGAACCTGAAGGCGACGCTGAACGGCGGCTTCGCCGGCAGCCAGCGCGTCGTCGGCGCGGGCGTGCTGTATCAGTGGAAGTAATCGCGCGCGGCGGTCCGTTCCGGCACGCGCTGCCGGAGCGGACCACGTCGAACGCAACCGCACGCGGATGCGGCGCGCCATCGCGCCGCACGCGCTGCGCCCATCGCATTTTCGGAGTAACCAAGTGAAAAACATCCAACTTGCCCTGCTGGCGTCCGTCGTTTCCCTCGCTGCCTGTTCGAGCGCGTCGGGGCCGACTTACAACGCATACGAATTGCAGTCCCGTGACGGCATCCGCACCTTCCGCGTCGACTGTCACGGCATCCTGTCGAGCGCGAAGACCTGCATGAAAGTCGCGACGCGCATGTGCGGCAACGACGCCGTGCGCGTGGTCGATGCCACGACGCCGTATCGCGACGGCGCCGATCCGCACTCGATGGTGTTCCAGTGCGGCGCGGCCCCCGTGCCGGTCGCCGCGGCTGTCGCGCCGGCGCCCGCCGCGGTCGAGAAGGTGAGCCTCACCGGCGATGCCTATTTCGCGACCGACTCGGCCGTGCTGACGTCGGCGGCCACCGCCGCGCTCGATAAGCTGCTGAACCAGCAAGGCGACCGGCATTTCGCGCGCGTGGACGTGGACGGCTATACCGACGCGACCGGCTCGGCTGCGCACAATCAAGCGCTGTCGAAACGTCGGGCTGATGCCGTTGCGGCGTATCTGCGCGAACACGGACTGAAGGCGGATGCGTTTGCCGCGACCGGGCATGGAGAAGCCAATCCGGCGGCATCGAACGATACCGCCGAAGGGCGCGCGCGCAATCGCCGGGTGGAAATCTCGCTGCAGAAGTAAGACGTGGCGACCGGGTCGCCGCACGCGTGGCCGTCGTAGGCGGACGGTTCGCGCGCGGCGGCGATGCCGTGCGCCGTGCCGCCGGATGCGCGACGTCGACGAAGGCAATGCGTCACGCGGCGCGTGCGCGGAGTCAGCGTTGTCGCATGGACGACGCTGCCGCACGGCGACTTGCGCGTCCGGCACGCAAGTCATTCGTCCGCGCAGAGCAGCCGATCAGTGCCGGATCACGCACACGGCCACGATTTCATATCCGGGGTCGGCATGCGTATTTGCAGCTTTTTCGGCTTCCTCATACGAACCGAAGGACGTCGCATCTTCAATCGCCGGGGCCATGCCGATATCGCCGTCCTCGGCAGTGCAGAGGAATTGCTCGCCGGTCTTCACGACGTACACGGACATCATGATTCCCTCCAGGGTTTGCAGGGGGAAATACCAGTCTAGCAGCCGGACGTGCACAATACCGGCATGCGAACCCCCGACCTTGAATGTCTTGTCACCGTTACCATGCCCTTCGGAAAATACAAGGGCCGACTCCTGGCCGATCTGCCCGGCCCTTACCTCAACTGGCTGGCGCGCGAAGGATTCCCGCGCGGCGAACTCGGCCGCCAGCTCGCGCTGATGCACGAGATCGACCATAACGGTCTGAGGGAACTGCTGGCGCCCCTGCGCAAACCCGGCTATCCACCCGCCGATGCTGACATAAAATAACAAAAGGCTCTGTCGCGGATAAACCGCTGGCAAAAGAGGGGTGCCAACATGAACTGACCCCGCAAAGTTGGACAGTTGAAGGCTAGGCGCTCAAGGGCTGAGTTCTGTATTGCACGGGACTCAGCCCTTTCAATTTGAGCTTGATGCGTTCGTGGTTGTAGTAGTGGATGTAGTGATTGAGCGTGTCGCGCAAATGCTCCACGCAAGTGAAGCGATGTCCCTTGTAGCACTCGGACTTGAGCGTGCCGAAGAAGCTTTCCATCGCAGCATTATCGAGGCAGTTCCCCTTGCGGGACATGCTTTGAGTCAGTTTGCGCCGCTTCAGTTGCCGGCGAAACGCCGGCATTCGGTATTGCCAGCCTTGGTCCGAATGCAATAGCGGTCTGTCCGTGCGTTTGAGTTTGGTCAGCGCCTTCTTGAGCATGCCGCTGACCAACTCGAAGCTTGGGCGTCGATCCATCTGGTAAGCCACGATCTCGCCGTTGTACAGATCCATCACCGGCGACAGGTACAGCTTCTGACCGCCGACGTTGAATTCCGTCACATCCGTCACCCACTTCTGATTGGCCTGTGCGGCACTAAACTGACGTTGCAGCAGGTTGGGTGCGGCTTTGCCGACTTCGCCTCGCCAGGAGCGGTATTTCTTCGGGCGCAGCAGGGATTTCAACTGCAATTGCTGCATCAGCCTCTGCACGGCCTTGTGGTTGACGAGATGCCCGGTTTGCCGAATCGCAGCCGTGACGCGTCGATAGCCGTAGCGGCCCTTGTGATGGTCGAACACCGCCCGGATCTTCGCCTTGAGATCGGCACGGCGATCGTCGACGCTCAGCGTCCCAAGCTGGTAATAGAACGTGCTACGCGCCAAGCCGGCCGCCTTCAGAAGTGCCGCTACCGGATGGTGCTGCCTAAGCTCGTGCACTATTTGCGCTTTTTCTTTTGCGCTGCCTGCTTCTTCGCCAGCAGCGCATCGAGCTTTTTTAGGTAGGCCACCTCCGCACGCAAATACTCGTTTTCCTTGAGCAATTCTTCGCGCGAGCGTTCATCCGGTGTGCCGGGTTCGGTGGGTTTGGGCGGAAGTGAAGTGGCCATCTTTCGGGGGCGCCCTCGTCGGCGAGGGGACAGTGCATCGATACCGCCCTCATGATACAGGCGCTCCCAGCCGGCTACGCAGCCCGCGCCGCGAATATCGAACAAGGCCGATACCTGGCCGTATGACAACTCGTCTCGCCACATGCGCTG is drawn from Burkholderia ambifaria AMMD and contains these coding sequences:
- a CDS encoding OmpA family protein; protein product: MKNIQLALLASVVSLAACSSASGPTYNAYELQSRDGIRTFRVDCHGILSSAKTCMKVATRMCGNDAVRVVDATTPYRDGADPHSMVFQCGAAPVPVAAAVAPAPAAVEKVSLTGDAYFATDSAVLTSAATAALDKLLNQQGDRHFARVDVDGYTDATGSAAHNQALSKRRADAVAAYLREHGLKADAFAATGHGEANPAASNDTAEGRARNRRVEISLQK
- a CDS encoding DUF3820 family protein, whose product is MRTPDLECLVTVTMPFGKYKGRLLADLPGPYLNWLAREGFPRGELGRQLALMHEIDHNGLRELLAPLRKPGYPPADADIK
- a CDS encoding IS3 family transposase (programmed frameshift), whose product is MTKYNEQFKQRIVDEYLAGGIGIESLAHRYRVGRSVVGRWVASYREHGSAGLRKKHVCYDAEFKLSVLQRMWRDELSYGQVSALFDIRGAGCVAGWERLYHEGGIDALSPRRRGRPRKMATSLPPKPTEPGTPDERSREELLKENEYLRAEVAYPKKARCAAGEEAGSAKEKAQIVHELRQHHPVAALLKAAGLARSTFYYQLGTLSVDDRRADLKAKIRAVFDHHKGRYGYRRVTAAIRQTGHLVNHKAVQRLMQQLQLKSLLRPKKYRSWRGEVGKAAPNLLQRQFSAAQANQKWVTDVTEFNVGGQKLYLSPVMDLYNGEIVAYQMDRRPSFELVSGMLKKALTKLKRTDRPLLHSDQGWQYRMPAFRRQLKRRKLTQSMSRKGNCLDNAAMESFFGTLKSECYKGHRFTCVEHLRDTLNHYIHYYNHERIKLKLKGLSPVQYRTQPLSA